From the genome of Eucalyptus grandis isolate ANBG69807.140 chromosome 2, ASM1654582v1, whole genome shotgun sequence, one region includes:
- the LOC120290918 gene encoding TMV resistance protein N-like, translated as MERGTSSWASSGYLYEVFLNFRGVDTRHGFTDFLYHGMVGAGILVFRDSESLHVGEEIGAELLQAIENSKIYIPIFSANYVSSCWCLRELAYMVKCTLKSNGNKEILPIFLDVEPVDVKLKTNLYKQTLSKLQQTLCSEVESWQKALIVVGKIKGWNLKKDESQVDLIQSVIEAVLVKLNVKYKNVTEHLVGVDDRVEAIIKILDVESDGVKFLTIHGMGGVGKQH; from the exons ATGGAGAGAGGGACGAGTTCATGGGCATCATCCGGATATTTGTACGaggtttttctaaattttcgaGGAGTAGACACCCGTCATGGATTTACTGATTTTCTTTACCATGGGATGGTTGGTGCTGGAATCCTTGTCTTTAGGGATAGCGAATCCCTACATGTAGGTGAAGAAATTGGTGCTGAACTTCTACAAGCAATTGAGAACTCCAAGATTTACATTCCCATATTCTCCGCAAATTATGTTTCAAGTTGCTGGTGCCTCCGAGAGCTTGCATACATGGTCAAGTGCACCTTGAAATCGAATGGGAACAAGGAGATTCTACCTATTTTCTTGGATGTGGAACCTGTTGATGTTAAGCTGAAAACAAACTTGTATAAACAAACTCTTTCAAAGCTCCAACAAACATTGTGCAGTGAAGTAGAGTCATGGCAAAAGGCTCTCATTGTAGTGGGTAAGATAAAAGGATGGAacttgaagaaagatgaaag CCAAGTAGATTTGATCCAATCGGTAATTGAAGCTGTTTTGGTTAAGCTGAAtgtcaaatataaaaatgtgaCTGAGCACCTAGTTGGAGTTGATGATCGTGTAGAAGCTATAATTAAGATTTTGGATGTGGAATCTGATGGTGTTAAATTTCTCACGATCCATGGAATGGGAGGTGTTGGCAAACAACACTAA
- the LOC120286253 gene encoding disease resistance protein RUN1-like codes for MEFCHALELFSRHAFRRDSPPDDYVYLSKKVVSTLGKLPLALEVTGSSLSGRSKEFWLDTLKKLEKAPSIEVQKTLMITYERLDDAQMQVFLDISCFFINEDKTYPCYMWEDCEYHPYNAIEILCLMSLMKIKDDNTFWMHDQVRDLGRAIIREENFKEPHKRSRVWNHQEALSILEQKKGSKKVEALSLGSRGVIIMPSEVANLRHLRFLEGNEMFLVGDFNNLLSNLRWLSWRWCPFEFVATNFHLVNLIVLDLSHSYVLEKWIGWNQIRVASKLKVLDLSNCNDLMRTPDLSMLVSLERLILEGCRNLIEIDPSIGKLKLLTTLNLNGCHALKRLPYEIGCLDALTEILMPRSLYAFKLPETIGNLKSLLTLDVSHSRIRVLPDSIGGLVKLRRLNLFKCLKIKKLPSSLPPSLSCLRWAFDTLKICKNMTYMLERDSAYHSSIVPLYEVEELASGKTRRFLPWHLSSSLREFEVGNLSITPRWDYSHLSNLSTLRLQSCSIENFLDVLPEEVKRSILSEQVKIMQLEKEQRESVMSEMKRWSVLKMSRSFLLQMKRLRHLEMRMCKFSSRAKFSSIALRLSHMKILEEFHGKDVKPIEIEKAKEAKSRRMSKVKKRGRSKSLGIFTEVVDSQLLLVGDYCDFWVKFIGLPYGRVSYAVIEELASKLGVVVEVKLEAKGSSTYKRTERYGLNLNMNDCPIIAIPVDELAITPRSVPKYRIENRGWNVTYPARCGDWCAEVKELSPYGKIFYGKAGTPTKKWR; via the exons ATGGAATTTTGCCATGCTCTTGAGCTTTTTAGTAGGCATGCCTTCAGGAGAGACTCTCCACCCGATGATTATGTCTACCTTTCAAAAAAAGTTGTCTCCACTTTGGGAAagcttcctttagctcttgaagTCACTGGTTCATCCCTTTCTGGTAGATCCAAAGAATTTTGGTTAGACACTTTGAAGAAGCTAGAAAAAGCTCCTTCCATAGAAGTCCAAAAAACATTGAtgataacttatgaaaggttAGACGATGCACAAATGCAAGTATTTCTGGATATAAGTTGTTTTTTCATTAATGAGGATAAAACCTACCCTTGCTACATGTGGGAGGACTGTGAATACCACCCATACAATGCCATTGAAATCCTCTGTCTCATGTCCTTGATGAAAATCAAAGATGACAATActttttggatgcatgatcaagtGCGGGACCTCGGAAGGGCAATCATTCGTGAAGAGAATTTCAAAGAACCTCACAAGCGTAGCCGAGTGTGGAATCATCAGGAAGCCTTGAGCATTTTGGAGCAGAAAAAG GGAAGCAAGAAGGTAGAAGCACTGTCACTAGGATCTCGTGGAGTCATCATAATGCCTAGTGAAGTTGCTAATTTACGACACCTGAGGTTCTTGGAAGGGAATGAGATGTTCCTTGTTGGAGACTTCAATAATCTTCTCTCCAAtttaagatggctttcttggcgaTGGTGCCCTTTTGAGTTTGTGGCAACAAACTTTCATCTAGTCAATTTAATCGTTCTTGACCTTTCACATAGCTATGTATTAGAGAAATGGATTGGCTGGAACCAAATCAGA GTGGCAAGTAAACTAAAAGTACTAGATTTGAGCAATTGCAACGACTTAATGAGAACGCCCGATTTATCTATGTTGGTGTCCTTGGAGAGATTGATTCTTGAAGGTTGTcgcaatttaattgaaattgacccTTCCATTGGAAAATTAAAGCTCCTCACTACTTTAAACTTGAATGGATGTCATGCTCTTAAAAGGTTACCTTACGAAATAGGATGTCTAGATGCTTTGACGGAGATTCTCATGCCTCGTTCGTTGTATGCATTCAAACTTCCGGAGACAATTGGTAATTTGAAGTCATTGTTGACCCTTGATGTATCACATAGCAGGATCCGCGTGTTGCCAGACTCAATTGGAGGGCTGGTGAAACTTAGGCGGttgaatttatttaagtgtttaAAGATAAAGAAACTTCCCAGTTCG CTTCCCCCAAGTTTGAGTTGTCTAAGGTGGGCCTTTGATACTCTCAAGATCTGCAAAAACATGACATATATGCTGGAGCGGGACTCTGCTTATCACTCTAGCATCGTACCCCTATATGAGGTGGAAGAACTAGCATCTGGCAAAACCCGGCGATTCTTGCCCTGGCACTTGTCTTCTAGTTTAAGAGAGTTCGAAGTTGGAAATCTGTCAATTACACCACGGTGGGATTATTCCCATTTGAGCAACTTGTCAACCTTGCGATTACAAAGTTGTTCGATAGAAAATTTCCTTGATGTTTTACCTGAGGAGGTCAAGCGCTCCATTTTGTCGGAGCAAGTAAAGATAATGCAATTAGAAAAAGAGCAAAGGGAATCGGTTATGTCGGAAATGAAAAGATGGAGCGTTTTAAAGATGTCGAGATCGTTTCTGTTGCAAATGAAAAGATTGAGACATTTAGAGATGCGTATGTGCAAGTTCTCCTCAAGAGCCAAGTTCTCCTCAATAGCACTTCGTCTATCACACATGAAGATTCTGGAAGAG TTCCATGGAAAGGATGTCAAACCTATCGAAATTGAGAAAGCTAAGGAAGCTAAGAGTAGGAGAATGTCCAAAGTTAAGAAGCGTGGAAGGTCTAAATCACTTGGAATCTTTACAGAAGTTGTGGATTCACAATTGCTGCTCGTTGGAGA CTATTGTGATTTCTGGGTTAAGTTCATCGGATTACCGTATGGGAGAGTTTCCTACGCTGTCATTGAGGAACTAGCATCCAAACTGGGTGTAGTTGTCGAAGTGAAACTTGAAGCAAAAGGAAGTAGTACCTACAAA AGAACAGAAAGATATGggttgaatttaaatatgaacGACTGCCCTATTATTGCTATTCCTGTGGACGAATTGGCCATTACGCCACGGAGTGTGCCGAAATACCGTATAGAGAATCGGGGTTGGAACGTAACTTACCCAGCTCGTTGCGGCGATTGGTGCGCCGAGGTGAAGGAATTAAGCCCATATGGCAAAATATTCTACGGCAAAGCGGGCACTCCTACGAAGAAGTGGAGGTAG